In a single window of the Leisingera daeponensis DSM 23529 genome:
- a CDS encoding DUF2867 domain-containing protein, with the protein MPPNAFARAATARIQILAPAAELDFLHTQSIVLPVPVTPLEAWTLMHARPLPGLKLAFWLRDAISACFGVKRIGGITSKPHTGIQPGDKLDFFLVEAVSDTVLTLTVRDRHLDVMTCITSSDGVLSVTSSVKTRNRFGRAYMIPVRPAHKLIVALSLKRLKQALEQRRAAV; encoded by the coding sequence ATGCCGCCAAATGCCTTCGCACGGGCCGCCACCGCCCGCATTCAAATCCTGGCCCCCGCCGCAGAGCTGGATTTCCTGCACACGCAGTCCATTGTTCTGCCAGTGCCGGTCACCCCGCTGGAGGCCTGGACCCTGATGCACGCGCGGCCGCTGCCGGGCCTGAAGCTGGCGTTCTGGCTGCGGGACGCGATATCCGCCTGTTTCGGCGTCAAACGCATCGGCGGCATCACCAGCAAGCCGCACACCGGCATTCAGCCCGGTGACAAGCTGGATTTCTTTCTGGTGGAAGCCGTGTCGGATACTGTCCTGACCCTGACCGTGCGGGACAGGCACCTGGACGTCATGACCTGTATCACCAGCAGCGACGGCGTCCTGTCCGTGACGTCCTCGGTCAAGACCCGCAACCGGTTTGGCCGCGCCTACATGATCCCGGTCCGGCCCGCCCACAAGCTGATTGTCGCCCTGTCCCTGAAGCGCCTGAAGCAGGCGCTGGAACAGCGCCGCGCCGCCGTCTGA
- a CDS encoding DUF2235 domain-containing protein, with product MFLTQLSKRVLGWLGRPLRSEHSGETKLRGPQAHVIILDGTMSTLEAGHETHAGQLYRLCSQTSGQVSVFYESGVQWKGWGSAPDVMMGRGINRQIRRAYGYLASRYRPGDRIYLFGYSRGAYAVRSLAGVIDRIGLLKPEHATVRNIRTAYRHYRLNGRSKTGTAFTKAYCHDEVEIEMVGVWDTVKALGLRLPLLWRWAEKQHNFHNHTLGPHIKSGYHALALDETRDVFKPVLWDCPKGWSGHVEQVWFRGAHGDVGGQLGGFEEARPLANVSLIWMLEKAEERGLPLPSDWRMRFPVDPKAPSVGTWQGWAKIFLLRSRRRVGLDASERLHSSVAAGRQNAASSGGWLAMFSKT from the coding sequence ATGTTTCTGACGCAGCTGAGTAAAAGGGTTTTAGGGTGGCTGGGACGGCCGCTGCGGTCGGAGCATTCCGGCGAAACCAAGCTGCGCGGGCCGCAGGCGCATGTGATCATCCTGGACGGCACCATGTCGACGCTGGAGGCGGGGCATGAAACCCATGCCGGCCAGCTGTACCGGCTGTGCAGCCAGACCAGCGGCCAGGTCTCGGTCTTTTATGAATCCGGCGTCCAGTGGAAGGGCTGGGGCAGCGCGCCGGACGTGATGATGGGCCGCGGCATCAACCGCCAGATCCGCCGCGCCTATGGCTATCTCGCCTCGCGCTACCGGCCGGGCGACCGGATCTATCTGTTCGGCTATTCCCGCGGGGCCTATGCGGTGCGCTCGCTGGCCGGGGTGATCGACCGGATCGGCCTGCTGAAGCCGGAGCACGCCACCGTGCGCAATATCCGCACCGCCTACCGCCATTACCGGCTGAACGGGCGCTCCAAGACCGGCACCGCTTTCACCAAGGCCTATTGCCACGACGAGGTCGAGATCGAGATGGTCGGCGTCTGGGACACCGTCAAGGCGCTGGGCCTGCGGCTGCCGCTGCTGTGGCGCTGGGCGGAAAAGCAGCACAATTTCCACAACCATACACTGGGCCCGCATATCAAAAGCGGCTATCACGCGCTGGCACTGGATGAGACGCGCGACGTGTTCAAGCCGGTGCTGTGGGACTGCCCCAAGGGCTGGAGCGGCCACGTCGAGCAGGTCTGGTTCCGCGGCGCCCATGGCGATGTGGGCGGCCAGCTGGGCGGGTTCGAGGAAGCCCGGCCGCTGGCGAATGTCTCGCTGATCTGGATGCTGGAAAAGGCCGAGGAGCGCGGCCTGCCGCTGCCCAGCGACTGGCGGATGCGCTTCCCGGTCGACCCCAAGGCGCCCTCGGTCGGCACCTGGCAGGGCTGGGCCAAGATTTTCCTGCTGCGCAGCCGCCGCCGGGTCGGGCTGGACGCCAGCGAACGGCTGCACAGCAGTGTTGCTGCGGGAAGGCAGAACGCCGCATCGTCCGGTGGCTGGCTGGCGATGTTCTCCAAGACCTGA